From Juglans regia cultivar Chandler chromosome 9, Walnut 2.0, whole genome shotgun sequence:
AGCCTCAAAAACTTCCAGGTTCTGAACCACCACTTACTTCTATCGATGATCTAGAAGATCTACGGAGGCAACTTGATGCTCTAAACTCTAATTGATGTCCACCAACAGTTCCTCCCTACACAGAAAGCTAATTCCTTTAGCAAGTCAATGATATCGATACCTCCATCCTAACAATACCCTTTCAGGGGCTATCCGGCAAGAAATGGTACTGAAACTCTTACCATATTGTTGGAGAGCATGATGATTTGTGATTGTTAATTTATCATTTCTCCATAGAGAGAGGGAATGGGGGAGAAGGGCTCTtcaaactttttataatttcattcatCTGTAGTTGTTTGGTATTTCCAGATCTTCAATTTAGAAGAGTCGCACATTAGAAGCCTTGGCTTAGGCACAGCCATATATCCCCAAGCTATAGAGCACATTTAGACATCAAATTATGAGGCTTACATTTACACCGGCCATTGATAGTAGTTTTGTGAGATGCAATAGAATATGCAATGCCTGAATCACTAAGCCTCTTGCTTCACAAAATATATAGCTTCTGAGACACCTGCCTGCAAGAAAGACGAGCCAGATCTAGTAACCAGCTTAACTATGAGAAGTGGAAGCAGAAGGGAAAGCAGTTGCAGGAAGTTCAATGTATCTCAATAATCAATGAACAAATATAGTCTAGAAGGCTAAATTAACAAGACCTCCATGCTTCATGCCACTCATAGATCGATACAAATTCCTTACTAAGTATGCAATTGCCCATAGAATAATAATTGCATGAAATTATGACAAGTATCTGGCATCCAACATTCAGgagaaaaagataagaaaaataaaccagttttttgaaatgaaattgataAGCGAATTTGAGTGACTAAAAATCGGAATTAtactaaggtctcgtttgaatttgaaatttactttaattcatcttatctcgttattatatatttttttaaattttaaaataataataatattaaaaataatattttatttaattcatataagatcattttaacttatttctGAATTCAAACACGGCATAAGGGAGGCTATGAGAAGAGAATTTATTGGGGACGACGTTGTCCGGCGAGGGATTGGTTCTGGAAAAGTGCCTTTTTGGGGCGAGGAAAAAGCGGAGAGTGAGGGAGACAAGCGCAAGCTCCCGAGAGATCATGGAGTCCCATGGCGAAGGGAATGCCAGAAGATCCGTGTGCAATGGGGGAATGGAATGGATGGGGAGGATCCTGAGAAAATTTTGTTTGTCTAACTAGGCTGGCTAGGGAGGAAGCAgtgtgaaatgaaaatgaaacatGAAAGCTTGACAAAAAGAGACCAATTAAAATTGCAACGTTGAAGTGGAGGTGGCCGAGTTGGTCTAAGGCGCCAGATTAAGGTTCTGGTCCGAAAGGGCGTGGGTTCAAATCCCACTCTCCACAAACCCTGTGTTTTACTTTTTATCTAtatctttgaatttttattttatataatcatatttttataaaatgatattacttttataaatctttttcttaaaataaatgtttaatCGAGATAAAGCTCTTTTTGTAGCCTCATCAAGTGCATGAAGAAACCAAGTCGGCTTCTTCATGGATGTAAATCACAAACAAATCTGATGAAACTTTCGACCCACATGAAGTGAGAAAAGAAAGGTCTtgcaaacaaatataaataaaaaaaaaaggacccaCAATCATGGTCAGCCTCATCAGTGTGCCCATCCCACGTGCCAGGCTGCCCGTACCATGGGCTGCTCAATCTAAAAGTAAGaagctttttttcttcttattatttagtattattagtTACTTGGGGTCCGACAACATAGGCCTACCAtaaagtttaaaagaaaaaaatttattattattagttactatttattattttatattttataaaaaatattttcacattttataaaaaaattataaatataatatatgagagTGAATAGAAattcattcataaattttttgctaagaaaaatatccatttagataaaaaataaataaaaaaataaaaaacaaccacAGCGCACGTGCGAATGTAATAATTATACACCCACACCCTCCTTTCGTTCTCAGCCCccaatgaaaagagaaaaaaagtcaaataaatttatatatttttttaaaaaaaagaaaaagtgaaacaTACAGTGCACAAGAACACAAAAAAGGTCACTCATGGCCTAATAACGTGATCCGTTTTCACTTTGGCTTTTCTATAACGGAATTTCACCTCCTGTTCATATTTTCCGGCGCCAATTACCAAACAATCCCCatacattattttgtttattaattgtttCATATTGTTTTCTTTCCTATGCAACAATCATATGTTAGTTTTCGATCCCATGGATGTTGTCGGAGGAGGAAAGAGGGCATATTGCGTTAAGGAAATTGAATTGTAAAGTTTTAAAgtatgtaagttttataattttttttaaaaaatagacaaatacgagatttacaaaaaaaaaaaaaacacaaaacttacacattttaaaattgtatctaagaaagaaaatgtgatGAAAACAAAGGAGAATACATTAATTTGTATTGCTAACTATTTGTATCAACTTTTAATGATGCCTTACTAAGTTGGCCAAGAAAGAATGTAGAAGATGGTTTACTTTAGTAGTTGTTTGGGTTTATTTGActaatctcatataatcattataaatattttaaatttttatataaaatataataaataatttaatatttttaaattttaaaataaaaaaatattataataataatttaatttttaccttTCATATCGACttaacttttaaatattaagtagtCAAAATTCATTTGTTTTATGGGAAACATGGGCATAGTAGTAACTTTAACAAGTTGAGCTAGTTTATATATAGCCACAGGTCTCAGCCACCCCCACACGTCCAAACTCCCTCACCACTCTTCCTCCTCAGGTGATCATTTCCTCTGAACCTcacccttttttctttcaatggAAGATCATGAAGATCAAAAGGAGTTGCAGCTACTCCCTTCTCCAAACTCCTTACCTTCCTCATCACGGATGTCATCTCGGTCGTCGGATTCTTCAGCTTCTCTAAGGTATCGATCAGCGGTGCCTGATCATCATAGTTCCTTCGAAGTCCCGGCACTAGACCTGCAGTTATCAATCAGTCTGAGGCCAATCCAGCCACCTTCTGATTGCGTTCTAGCCGGACCAATCTGTGCCTCCTTATACGACGATGTCATGCCGGAGACAGCGGGCTGCGTCGAGGCGTTGAAATGGCAGGCGGCCGAACAGATTCGGCTGGCGGCGATAGAGAAGGCGCATGcggagagagtgagggagatgACGAGGAGAGAAATGGAGTTGGCGCAGTCGGAGTTCGCAAGAGCAAGGCACATGTGGGAGAGGGCGAGGGAAGAGGTGGAAAAGGCAGAGAGAATGAAGGAGAGAGCGATGCGCCAGATAGCAGACTCTACTACTACTGCTACGTGCATGGAGATCACTTGCCAATCTTGCAGGCAAAGGTTCCGGCCATAGTGCTCAatcatatatatagcatttgaGTAGTACGTACCATTAACTCAAGGCTGATCATGAGTAAATTTGTTTTAAGCTTCAAGGTGGATTTGTATGTATGGAAATTAAAATCAATCTGGGTTCTTGGGTTTCTGCAATGAATTTGCTTcaacaaaaaacttcaaaagTTAGCGATTAAAGCACATAATAAAAGCGGCAGGAGATGTATAACTTCGTCGCAGCCCTTTTTACTTTGTCATCGTGATCTGTATGTTGAATAATATCAACACGGCGATCTATGCCATATGGTCCTGCAGGTGAAtgcatattctctctctctctctctctacacttCAGAAAAAGTTTActcctatattatatattatatattatattatataatatatatttatatatatatatatatatttatatgtaaggTGAAAAGTTTATTTATTCAGAGATCAAGCAAGTCCAACAAGTTCTCTGCATTTGATGGCACAGCTCGGGTAATCTAAGAGCGTTTACAAGTTCGCGTCATGTCTAACCTGAGGACAGGATAAAAAAGCCGTCCGTACACCATATGTATGTAGTTTATGAACTGTGAAATCATATCTTAAATGCCAAGATATACAGAACTGCGCCCAGGTGTAGCAGAAACAGTGTACGGGTTTGGAGTCTTTCAAGACTACTTGATTGttgttcaaaaatttaaatgaattgCCTGGCTTCCATGGGTAATAATTAAGCTGACAAAGAGCTAGAGACGCTGGAGTGAATCAGATTTTATCAGAATATCTTGAGCACGGGAAGCttgcatggatatatatataaatcagatTATGGAAAGTAG
This genomic window contains:
- the LOC108994343 gene encoding zinc finger protein SHOOT GRAVITROPISM 5-like, whose translation is MEDHEDQKELQLLPSPNSLPSSSRMSSRSSDSSASLRYRSAVPDHHSSFEVPALDLQLSISLRPIQPPSDCVLAGPICASLYDDVMPETAGCVEALKWQAAEQIRLAAIEKAHAERVREMTRREMELAQSEFARARHMWERAREEVEKAERMKERAMRQIADSTTTATCMEITCQSCRQRFRP